The following proteins come from a genomic window of Gordonia westfalica:
- the ispG gene encoding flavodoxin-dependent (E)-4-hydroxy-3-methylbut-2-enyl-diphosphate synthase has protein sequence MNAPTPANAVPIGLGMPAGPPPVLAPRRKTRQLFVGSVGVGSDHPISVQSMTTTKTHDINATLQQIAELTASGCDIVRVACPRPEDAEALPIIAKKSKIPVIADIHFQPKYIFAAIDAGCAAVRVNPGNIKEFDGRVKEVAKAAGEAGIPIRIGVNAGSLDKRILQKYGKATPEALVESALWEAGLFEEHGFGDIKISVKHNDPVIMVEAYRQLAAQCDYPLHLGVTEAGPAFQGTIKSAVAFGALLSEGIGDTIRVSLSAPPAEEIKVGDQILQSLNLRPRKLEIVSCPSCGRAQVDVYKLADEVTAGLEGMDVPLRVAVMGCVVNGPGEAREADLGVASGNGKGQIFVKGEVIKTVPEAQIVETLIEEALRIAEETGETGDGTHVGPPVVTVS, from the coding sequence ATGAACGCCCCGACTCCTGCCAACGCCGTGCCGATCGGACTCGGCATGCCGGCCGGACCCCCGCCGGTGCTGGCCCCGCGCCGCAAGACCCGGCAGCTGTTCGTCGGCTCGGTCGGCGTCGGCAGCGACCACCCGATCTCGGTGCAGTCGATGACGACCACCAAGACCCACGACATCAACGCGACCCTGCAGCAGATCGCGGAGCTGACCGCGTCGGGTTGCGACATCGTCCGTGTCGCATGCCCGCGTCCCGAAGACGCCGAGGCGCTGCCGATCATCGCCAAGAAGTCGAAGATCCCGGTCATCGCCGACATCCACTTCCAGCCGAAGTACATCTTCGCCGCGATCGACGCCGGTTGTGCCGCGGTGCGCGTGAACCCGGGCAACATCAAGGAATTCGACGGCCGGGTCAAAGAGGTCGCCAAGGCTGCCGGTGAGGCCGGCATCCCCATCCGCATCGGCGTCAACGCGGGTTCACTCGACAAGCGCATCCTGCAGAAGTACGGCAAGGCGACGCCCGAGGCGCTCGTCGAGTCGGCGCTGTGGGAGGCGGGACTGTTCGAGGAGCACGGCTTCGGCGACATCAAGATCTCGGTGAAGCACAACGACCCGGTCATCATGGTCGAGGCCTACCGCCAGCTGGCCGCGCAGTGCGACTACCCGCTGCACCTCGGCGTCACCGAGGCGGGTCCGGCGTTCCAGGGCACCATCAAGTCCGCGGTCGCGTTCGGTGCGCTGCTGAGCGAGGGCATCGGCGACACCATCCGCGTCTCGCTGTCGGCACCGCCCGCCGAGGAGATCAAGGTCGGTGACCAGATCCTCCAGTCGCTCAACCTGCGGCCGCGCAAGCTCGAGATCGTGTCCTGCCCGTCGTGCGGACGCGCCCAGGTCGACGTCTACAAACTCGCCGACGAGGTGACCGCGGGACTCGAGGGCATGGATGTCCCGCTGCGCGTGGCGGTCATGGGTTGCGTGGTCAACGGACCCGGTGAGGCCCGCGAGGCCGACCTCGGTGTCGCCTCCGGAAACGGCAAGGGACAGATCTTCGTCAAGGGCGAGGTCATCAAGACCGTCCCGGAGGCGCAGATCGTGGAGACATTGATCGAGGAAGCGCTGCGGATTGCCGAGGAAACAGGAGAAACTGGAGACGGCACGCACGTCGGCCCGCCGGTGGTGACCGTCTCCTAG
- a CDS encoding M50 family metallopeptidase, producing the protein MSFAIGVTLFALALLLSVAWHECGHMWAAQATGMKVRRYFVGFGPTIWSTRRGETEYGLKAIPLGGFCDIAGMTPHEELTADEQDRAMYKQKAWKRLVVLFAGPAQNFILGFVLIIIVGLSFGLPDLSPPPTPAKVAETQCVSSTITIADGKQTNSPCTGGGPAAAAGLRPGDEIVAINGQPVGKAADLTPVIRESTGPVVLSVDRAGERLELTMTPEPVTVSATRSDGTTETVSYNMVGIAYDAPPAIKDFSGFDVIPGAVVFTGDLIKETWNALLSLPSKIGALWTAVTGGERALDTPVSVYGASVLGGQAVERGLWDMFWMLLISINFFLGLFNLVPLLPLDGGHMAIVGYEKGRDTVRRWFGRAPGAAVDYYKLLPITYAAVVVMAGFMVLTLTADIVNPINPW; encoded by the coding sequence GTGAGTTTCGCGATCGGTGTCACGCTCTTCGCGTTGGCGCTGTTGCTGTCGGTCGCCTGGCATGAGTGCGGTCACATGTGGGCTGCGCAAGCGACCGGCATGAAGGTGCGTCGCTACTTCGTGGGCTTCGGACCGACGATCTGGTCGACGCGCCGCGGCGAGACCGAATACGGACTCAAGGCGATCCCGCTCGGCGGCTTCTGCGACATCGCGGGCATGACCCCGCACGAGGAGCTCACCGCCGACGAGCAGGACCGGGCGATGTACAAGCAGAAGGCGTGGAAGCGCCTCGTCGTGCTGTTCGCCGGTCCCGCGCAGAACTTCATCCTCGGCTTCGTCCTGATCATCATCGTCGGCCTCAGCTTCGGTCTGCCCGACCTCAGCCCGCCGCCCACCCCCGCGAAGGTCGCCGAGACCCAGTGCGTCTCGTCGACGATCACCATCGCCGACGGCAAACAGACCAACTCGCCGTGCACCGGCGGTGGTCCCGCAGCGGCCGCCGGGCTGCGTCCGGGCGATGAGATCGTCGCCATCAACGGCCAACCGGTCGGCAAGGCCGCCGACCTGACCCCGGTCATCCGGGAGTCGACCGGTCCGGTGGTCCTCTCCGTCGACCGTGCCGGCGAACGCCTCGAGCTGACGATGACGCCCGAACCCGTCACCGTGTCCGCGACGCGTTCCGACGGCACCACCGAGACCGTCAGCTACAACATGGTCGGCATCGCCTACGACGCCCCGCCGGCGATCAAGGACTTCAGCGGCTTCGACGTGATCCCGGGCGCCGTCGTCTTCACCGGCGACCTGATCAAGGAGACCTGGAACGCGCTGCTGTCGCTGCCCAGCAAGATCGGTGCGCTCTGGACCGCGGTGACCGGCGGAGAGCGCGCCCTCGACACCCCGGTCAGCGTCTACGGCGCCTCCGTGCTCGGCGGTCAGGCCGTCGAACGCGGACTGTGGGACATGTTCTGGATGCTGCTGATCAGCATCAACTTCTTCCTCGGCCTGTTCAACCTGGTCCCGCTGCTGCCGCTCGACGGCGGGCACATGGCGATCGTGGGCTACGAGAAGGGCCGCGACACCGTCCGTCGCTGGTTCGGCCGGGCACCCGGTGCCGCCGTCGACTACTACAAGCTGCTCCCGATCACCTACGCCGCGGTGGTGGTGATGGCCGGCTTCATGGTGCTCACCCTGACCGCCGACATCGTCAACCCGATCAATCCGTGGTGA